The DNA window GCTGAAGAAGAAGGCGTAATCTTTAAAAATCTTACAAATCCTATTGAAATCATCGGTGAAGATGGAAAAGCAACTAAAATAAGACTTCAAAAAATGAAACAAGGTGAACCAGACGCAAGTGGTAGAAGAAGACCTATTCCTATTGAAGGAGAAGAAGAAATTCTAGAAGTAGATGCAGTTATCGCAGCTATTGGTCAAGGAATTGATGCTACAGGTTTTGACGGAGTTGACCTTACTAAAAAAGGTACAATCATTGCTGATGAGCATACCTATCAAACAAATCTTCCTGGTGTATTCGCTGGTGGAGATGCAACAAACAAAGGCGCTAGTATTGCTATTGCAGCCATTGGTGAAGCTAAAAAAGCTGCTACAGTGATTTGTAGTTACCTTGAAGGAGAAGTCATTCCATATGAAAAGCCTTTCTATGTAGAAAGAGATGATTTAACATCCGAAGACTTTAAAGATCGTGACAAATGCAGTAGAGCAAAAATGAGTCATCTAGCTCCTGAAGAAAGAAATAGAAACTTTGAAGAAATCGCAAAAGGCTTTACAGAAGAACAAGCAAGAGAAGAAGCTATGAGATGTCTTGAGTGTGGCTGTCATGATTTCTTTGAGTGTGAATTAATCAAACTAGCAAATGAATATGATGTAAAACCTGAAAGACTAACAGGTGAAGTACATCATCGTCAAGAAGAAATAGCAGATGATCATCCATTTATTCATAGAAACCCTGATAAATGTATCCTTTGTGGACTTTGTGTAAGAGTTTGTGACGAAGTAATGGGTAACACTGCACTAGGACTTATCGATAGAGGCTTTGACACAATTGTCAAACCAGCTCTTAATCAGCCACTTAAAAATACAAGCTGTATTTCTTGTGGACAATGTATCAGCGTTTGTCCAACTGGAGCCCTTGGTGAAAAATTAAGCATTGATAAATCTATTCCAGTAAAAACAAAAGAAACCCATACAGTTTGTTCCCATTGTAGTGTGGGCTGTCATCTAAACTTAAATACAAAGGGTGATATGCTTGTAAAATCTATTCCTGAGAAAGAAAGTGCTGTAGACAATGGTCTTCTTTGTGTAAAGGGTAGATTTGGATTTGATATTGCTAAAAAAGGTACTCGTATTACAAAACCTTTAGTTCGCAAAAATGGAGAACTTGTAGAAGTTCCTTGGGATGAAGGCATTTTATTTGCTGCTAAAAAAGCTCAAAGTCTTGGTGCTTTATATGGCAATGATACTTTAGCTGCATCTATTTCTGATAGATATACCAACGAAGAAATCTATCTTGCAAATAAATTTGTAAAAGAAGTTCTTGGAACAGAAAATGTATGCTCCTTTAACAGATTATCTGGTGGTATTGAAGATGTATTAGGTTATGATGCATCAACAAATACTTTTGAAGAATTACTTTCAACAGATACTATTCTTCTTGTTGGTTCTGATGTGATTAACGATCATACTATCGCAGGAATTAAAATCAGAAAAGCAGTACAAAATGGTGCAAAACTTATTACAATCAATCCATTTAAAACAACTGCTGATGAATGGGCATCTAAAACAATAACACCTGAAAACAATTTAAGCTTCTTAAAAGAAATGATAAAAGCATTAATCGATGCTGGATTCGCACCAAAGAATGCAGAAGGATTTGAAGAATTAAGCAGTAGCTTAAAGAATACAGTTGTTGGCGCTGATGCTAAAGAAGTTGCTGAGATTTATGGAAAATCTAAAAAGGCAATGATTGTATTCTCTCAAAATGATATTACTGTAGATGCTGCAAGAGCTATTGCAAATATGGCTGTCCTCTCTGGTCATATTGGTAGTGCCTACAAAGGTATTATTCAATTAAAACCAAATAACAATAGTCAAGGTCTTGTAGACATGGGTATTGAAAAGAATGCTTGTGAAATTGTAGCAGGTATTGAAGATCAATCTATTAAAGGATTACTCATCTTTGGTGAAGATGTAAAAGATATAGATTTAAGTAAACTTGAATTCTTAATGGTTCAAGATACACATCTTACAGAAACTGCAAAATGTGCTGATGTAGTACTACCTGCAGTAAGCTTTGCTGAATCAAATGGTACTTTTACGAATACAGAAAGAAGAATTCAAAAGATTCAACAAGCTATTCCAGCTATTGGTGGATATCAAAACTATGAAGTAATTGAAAAGCTTGCAAATATCCTAGGGGTAAATATGTCCTATGAAGATGCAGATGCAATCTTTAATGAAATTTCAGAAAATATTCTAGAATATTTCAAAGCCAATAAAGAAAAAGAAGATGAAGTCTTCTGGCCTATTGGTAAAGAACGAATTCTTTATACTAATGGATTCAATTTTCCAGAAGGAAAAGCTCAATTACAACCTATTGGTGATGGTGTATTCTTCAATAAAACAGTTAACACAAATAACCTAGCAAATAGCTTTGTAGAAATTCTTAAAAAAGAAGAATTGATTTAATAAAAAGCCCTGTTTATTCAGGGCTTTTTTATTCACAAACCTATAGCCTTTTATGTTATAATAGATATTAGATTGTGTTTTTTTTAACAAACATTGCAGTATTTTAGATATCATCTTGCGAAAGGAGCAGAAAATGAAGAGCTATAAAATTAATAAAAATAAATGTATCAGCTGCCAACATTGTGTAAACGTCTGCCCTGTAGGAGCTATTAGTGGTGAAATTAAAGAAGGCTTTACTATTGATCAAGCGAAATGCATAAAATGCGGAAAATGCAAGGAGGTTTGTCGCTTTAATGCCATCATCGAAAATATGTAATATTTTACATTTTCCTGCAATTTATCTTAAAATTTGCTATCATAAGTGTATATATTTTATAGAGAACTAGAAAGTGAAAGGAGAACTAATTATGAAAAAACCAACTATATTAATGATCTTAGATGGTTTCGGTCTAAATAATAGTGATTATGGCAATGCTATCGCCCTTGCAAAAACACCAAACCTAGATCAATATTTTGAAAATTATCCAAACAATCAAGTTTATGCTAGTGGATTAGATGTAGGTCTTCCAGATGGCCAAATGGGAAATTCAGAAGTAGGACATTTAAATATCGGAGCTGGAAGAGTTGTATATCAAGAATTGACTAGAATCACAAAAGCTACACAAGATGGTGATTTCTTTGAAAATCCTGTTTTTTTAGAGGCAATCAAAAACGCAAAGGAACATAATTCTGCTCTTCATCTTTGGGGATTATTATCTGATGGTGGTGTACACAGTCACAACACTCACCTTTATGCCCTTTTAGAACTTGCTAAAAAGCATGGTCTTACTAAAGTATATGTTCATAGTTTCTTAGACGGTAGAGATGTTCCCCCTTCTAGTGCTCTAAAATATGTAGAAGCATTAGAGAATAAAATGACTGAAATAGGCGTAGGAAAAATCGCTACGATCTCTGGTAGATACTATGCTATGGATAGAGATAATAGATGGGAAAGAGTAAATCTTGCCTATAATGCAATGGTTTTAGGTGACGGTGAAAAAGCAAATTCAGCAAAAGAAGCTGTAGAAAATTCTTATGCCAAAGATGAAGTAGATGAATTTGTAAAACCTACAGTAATTATAGAAAATGAATCACCTGTTGGTGCAGTATCTGAAAATGACAGTATTATCATGTTCAACTTCAGACCAGATCGTGCACGTGAAATCACTAGAACCTTTGTAGATGAAAATTTCAATGGTTTTGAAAGAAAAAATGGCTTCTTCCCTGTTCACTATGTATGCATGACTCAATATGATGCATCTATGCCAAACGTACAGGTTGCTTATCCTCCACAAAAATTAGTAAACACTTTAGGAGAATATGTATCTAGTCTTGGACTAAAACAGCTTCGTATTGCTGAAACAGAAAAATACGCTCATGTTACC is part of the Crassaminicella profunda genome and encodes:
- a CDS encoding 4Fe-4S binding protein is translated as MKSYKINKNKCISCQHCVNVCPVGAISGEIKEGFTIDQAKCIKCGKCKEVCRFNAIIENM
- a CDS encoding molybdopterin-dependent oxidoreductase; translation: MSKVRLNINGKEILAHSDQTILEVARENGIEIPTLCYDERVEIYGSCGLCVVEVEGIPKLLRACATKISDGMVVKTNTERVRGSRRMALELLLSDHVGDCRPPCVLECPANTDCQGYIGLIANGQYEEAIELIKEQLPLPASIGRVCPHPCEDACRRQLVEEPISIASLKSFAADIDLNNAKSFMPELKDATGKSVAIIGGGPGGLTAAYYLAKEGHSVTIYEAMPKLGGMLRYGIPQYRLPKEVLDKEIAIIEKMGVKMIPNMKIGKDIQFDYIRNCYNAVFVAIGAWTSSKLNCPGEDLDGVYGGIHFLRKVTMNEPVKIGDRVAIVGGGNTAMDACRTAVRLGAKEVYNVYRRTKAEMPAEEIEIVEAEEEGVIFKNLTNPIEIIGEDGKATKIRLQKMKQGEPDASGRRRPIPIEGEEEILEVDAVIAAIGQGIDATGFDGVDLTKKGTIIADEHTYQTNLPGVFAGGDATNKGASIAIAAIGEAKKAATVICSYLEGEVIPYEKPFYVERDDLTSEDFKDRDKCSRAKMSHLAPEERNRNFEEIAKGFTEEQAREEAMRCLECGCHDFFECELIKLANEYDVKPERLTGEVHHRQEEIADDHPFIHRNPDKCILCGLCVRVCDEVMGNTALGLIDRGFDTIVKPALNQPLKNTSCISCGQCISVCPTGALGEKLSIDKSIPVKTKETHTVCSHCSVGCHLNLNTKGDMLVKSIPEKESAVDNGLLCVKGRFGFDIAKKGTRITKPLVRKNGELVEVPWDEGILFAAKKAQSLGALYGNDTLAASISDRYTNEEIYLANKFVKEVLGTENVCSFNRLSGGIEDVLGYDASTNTFEELLSTDTILLVGSDVINDHTIAGIKIRKAVQNGAKLITINPFKTTADEWASKTITPENNLSFLKEMIKALIDAGFAPKNAEGFEELSSSLKNTVVGADAKEVAEIYGKSKKAMIVFSQNDITVDAARAIANMAVLSGHIGSAYKGIIQLKPNNNSQGLVDMGIEKNACEIVAGIEDQSIKGLLIFGEDVKDIDLSKLEFLMVQDTHLTETAKCADVVLPAVSFAESNGTFTNTERRIQKIQQAIPAIGGYQNYEVIEKLANILGVNMSYEDADAIFNEISENILEYFKANKEKEDEVFWPIGKERILYTNGFNFPEGKAQLQPIGDGVFFNKTVNTNNLANSFVEILKKEELI
- the gpmI gene encoding 2,3-bisphosphoglycerate-independent phosphoglycerate mutase, whose amino-acid sequence is MMKKPTILMILDGFGLNNSDYGNAIALAKTPNLDQYFENYPNNQVYASGLDVGLPDGQMGNSEVGHLNIGAGRVVYQELTRITKATQDGDFFENPVFLEAIKNAKEHNSALHLWGLLSDGGVHSHNTHLYALLELAKKHGLTKVYVHSFLDGRDVPPSSALKYVEALENKMTEIGVGKIATISGRYYAMDRDNRWERVNLAYNAMVLGDGEKANSAKEAVENSYAKDEVDEFVKPTVIIENESPVGAVSENDSIIMFNFRPDRAREITRTFVDENFNGFERKNGFFPVHYVCMTQYDASMPNVQVAYPPQKLVNTLGEYVSSLGLKQLRIAETEKYAHVTFFLSGGVEDPYAGEERALIPSPKVATYDLQPEMSAYEVTEKLIDEINKNKHDLIIVNYANCDMVGHTGSMDAAIKAVETVDECVGKIVDTTIHVGGQILLTADHGNADEMKDPEGNTITAHSTNPVPIILINAPEEYGITEGKLADIAPTLLQMMGIEKPEEMTGTSLLAPALEAVEA